AACGAGAAGTAGCAGAAGGTTTGGCGCCCCAGAAGAATCAGTGAATTTTGCCAAGCAAAAAAAGCTGATTAAGGCAAGCGAAAAATATATTCTTGAAAATAAATTAAGTAATGAATATCAAATAGATGTTATCACTGTTGAAAAAGAATATGGAGCTGATAAAGCAAAATTAAAACATTTTAAAAACGCCGTAAAATATTTTTAAAAT
The sequence above is a segment of the Patescibacteria group bacterium genome. Coding sequences within it:
- a CDS encoding YraN family protein — translated: MLNKNQRFGNWGEETAKKYLVKNGYKILETNYKNYFGEIDIVAKLKYKVIFIEVKTRSSRRFGAPEESVNFAKQKKLIKASEKYILENKLSNEYQIDVITVEKEYGADKAKLKHFKNAVKYF